The Oncorhynchus mykiss isolate Arlee chromosome 28, USDA_OmykA_1.1, whole genome shotgun sequence genome includes a window with the following:
- the LOC110509002 gene encoding calcium-activated potassium channel subunit beta-2 — MQHRSFHQSFRTTSSVRRGGRETSGKRLFVTGAKSVGWAASGGGATRSIYQKFRDVDLLDKKKTMTAMKAGEDRAILLGLGMVIASAMMYFVLGITVLRSYADSVWTEGSVCIVLNSTITADMNCSYSCGSDCWRGSKYPCLQVYVSVNTTGRVSRLSHNEESWDANFECFYVPKCQKDTNAMHHIIVNISERLKPHHQVLCYYDPSDQQESVLLTRQYGHSPVFHSLFWPSCMLTGGTAIIFMVKLTQYLSIMCEQVIKIER, encoded by the exons ATGCAACACAG GTCATTCCATCAGTCTTTCCGCACCACTTCTTCTGTGAGAAGAGGAGGTCGTGAGACATCTGGAAAGAGGCTCTTTGTGACAGGTGCCAAAAGTGTGGGATGGGCAGCATCAGGAGGAGGAGCGACGAG GTCCATCTACCAGAAGTTCCGAGATGTTGACCTGCTGGACAAGAAGAAGACGATGACAGCTATGAAGGCTGGGGAGGACCGGGCTATTCTCCTAGGCCTGGGCATGGTCATTGCGTCGGCCATGATGTACTTTGTCCTGGGCATCACTGTACTGCGCTCCTATGCCGACAG TGTGTGGACAGAGGGGAGTGTCTGTATCGTGCTCAACTCCACCATTACGGCAGACATGAACTGCTCTTACAGCTGTGGCTCGGACTGCTGGAGAGGCTCCAAGTACCCCTGTCTGCAGGTCTACGTCAGTGTCAACACCACGGGCAGGGTCAGCCGCTTATCCCACAATGAGGAGAGCTGGGACGCCAACTTTGAG TGTTTCTACGTGCCAAAGTGCCAGAAGGACACCAATGCCATGCACCACATTATCGTGAACATCTCAGAGCGCCTGAAGCCGCACCACCAGGTCCTGTGCTACTACGACCCcagtgaccagcaggagagtgTCCTCCTGACCCGGCAGTACGGCCACAGTCCCGTCTTCCACTCGCTCTTCTGGCCCTCCTGTATGCTCACGGGGGGCACCGCCATCATCTTCATGGTCAAACTCACCCAGTACCTCTCCATCATGTGCGAGCAGGTTATCAAGATCGAAAGGTGA